Sequence from the Ziziphus jujuba cultivar Dongzao chromosome 9, ASM3175591v1 genome:
agagagagagagatgtggTACTTTTAAGAAGCTGAGTCCTGGAGTCATCCTCAGTGAGTTGAGAAGCAGCAAGCAGAGTGGACAAGAGGAGGCCTCTCCTTCCATTAGCATCAGTGGTTGTGGAGGTTGAGTTTGGTGGATGGGTTTGTCTTCTATGAACTGCGTGGACATTTGAAGAAGCAAGCTTGTTAACAGTAACAGTGAGGGCCATCAATATGCTTTGGCCTATTGAACTCATTTTAGCTTCGCTTTGTTTTGCACTGCAGCCACCCGTTTCTTCAGCATAACCATCAACACGATGATGTTGATAACGATTGGATTCTTAGTCCACgaaatttattctattttattttatttttttcaaactcacttctttccttttgtccaAATTACAGAATACCCCTAAACTTTAGTTATATTTACATGTCACAGGGCCTCCAAGCCCAACATGCCAATTGCAAAACAGTATCCTCATGGAATCTCATGGAATAATCCTAAACCGAATTCTCCACCTTCGgatgaaagaattaaaaaaaacctaaatgttaaacaatttaaattacAGAGAATTCTTTTCTATAGTAGACCTCAACTGGTGCATTTTTGCATTTTCTGGCATGCCCAGTAGTTGAATCAGAACCACTAAAACTACACCTTTAGGTCCAAAGTTCGAGGATCCAAAGTTCAATTCTCAACCTGGTTGAAAGATTCCATCTCCCCCACGgtgtaagaaaaacaaaataaaataaaaacataataataaaatgagatGTATATAAAGTCGCTTCTTCATCCATAAAAAGCAAGTCTTGCACAAATACACAACATAAACTTATGTCTCTTAGTTACAAATGGCCCTTCACTACTCAAGTAAGCGTTTGTGTTTGCACCAGGCAATGGCAACGACATATAAGAATATTGTTCCGGCAGTGCCACCACCTACAGTCCATAAGAACTCTGGCATCCCCGCTATCTGCTCATCAAAAAGCTCGATCGAAATGTTCATGCCAAAGATACCAGCCACGACGACAAAGGCACTCACCACCAGGGTTGCCGTTGTCAACATGACCCCCATTTGCAGGAGATGGTTCTGTTTGTCATCCAACATTATGTTGATGTAATCCTCTGTGTCATCCACGTACTCCCTCAGCTTTCAAGATTAACCACCAGAAAAGTAAAGTAAGAATAATAATGACAGCAGAAGTTGGTTTCTTACGTAATAAAGAGCCAAAGTAATTCATGGTTTCATAagtaataaagagaaaaagtaAATTCATTATACGTGAAGATTATGGTAGCAATAGCATATGTAAAAGTTCAGTCCTGAAAAGAATGTTCAATGGTAAAGTTCAGTTACTCTATTGTCCAAGTTACAATTAATTACCTGAAATATCCATTACCCACATATTCTAGCAGCAGAGGTGAAGAAGTCTCTTTCGCTCTTAATGAAGCCTTTAAATTGCACCAATATACAACTTTCTAAAGTGTTTTCGTTTGTCACTTACATTTCAAAGTCCAGGGCCTCCATTGCTTTTCATGTCTAATTTGCAATTGATCTAAAAGGTATCTTATacttgatatttgaaaataagcTGACAAGATTCCTTTGTACATTAAGGCTGTGTATATACGCTTCCAAGTTTACAAATGCAACTCTTTGCAGTGTACTAATTCCTTTTTATGTCAGTTTATGCTCctaaatgttttaatttttactgCACATGCATAATGTGTGTTTATTTGTGCAGCCAGAGAACAGACACTCTGTACTCATACTCCAGAGCCAATAATTTTCAACTCATTTATTACGCTAGTATATGCTGAAATATGGACATAAAGGGTGAAATTTCAATAAAGTAGAAAGAACTAAATTTTGTCTTTATGCACCACATTTATGTTCTTCTGGGTATGTATATTACATGCATCAGTTAGTTAGTCTTACATAACAACAAAGGACAGTTAGAATAACATTATTTATAAATAGTTGAGTTCACCATCACGATCTTTCATATGGCATACCCATTAGTAAGAAGGTCAACTGGTTAAGAGGACACCACTAAATCATCTACTCATTGAGACCTAGAACATTAGGATTGAAACATTTTTCATCTTAAGAAccttgaaataaaaataatagatcCATGAAACTGAGAAAGAGTTGCATACCGTGGATAGTTTGTTTAATGTACCATCAATTTGCACAAAGTATGCCTCCAAAAGCATTTCAAGCTCCTCCACATCAAGCTGCTTGCTCATAGCACTGCGAGTGGTACTAGTATGGGTCCCTCGGCTGTCCCTACTAAGGGCATTAGATGCTCCAAACAATTGATCCCGGGGGTTATCAGTGTTCTGAATATTATTTTCATAGTTCATGTAATCACCACCGGTTTCAAATGATTCACTAGGAATCCTGGCAAATGTAAACACTGAAGGTATAAATTTGAAGccaaacaaatagaaaaatagCATGCCTATAATAAAAATGGTAGATTTTAACATGCCTGTCATCCATGTCTGATCGAAGAACTTCATCATCCATGTCATCTCTCTCATTCATAGAAGAAGTGGAAGAATTGTCAAGCTGTTGCTGAACCAACTTCTCAGTTAAATACATCTCAGCcatatcttcatcatcatctagcAAATGTTCTAGTTCATCCCTCACCTAGAGATCAACATGTTTGCATCTTTATTCATACCATGTAAAGTAAACACACAaataaaaacaagccaaaagCATGAAGCAGCTTCCACAGGAGATTAGTATTCAAGATGATGTTTCAAAAATGATTAACAAGAAtcaaaaagagaataaagaaataaaaaataaaaaagttataagttcagaattttaaatcattaaaaccAACTAACCTTTTGAACACGTCCGGTTATTGCAACCAAGCGGCTCTTGATTTGGCGTACACGTTCCAAATTGAGGGTACTAATCTTTGAAGTCAGCTTATCCAAGGCAGGATGAGCCTCAAGCTCCAATGTCCTCGCCTACAATGAAGATTGAAGGAACAAACACAGCAATGGAATATCAGCAAAAGATTGAACAATAACCAAAAGTGGAATAAGCTAACATACCTCATTCTCTAAGCAACTGCAAGCTGCCTCAAGGCAGGCCTCCAACGCAACAAACTCAAATGGTAGAATCTTCAACCCATCTTGAT
This genomic interval carries:
- the LOC107427020 gene encoding magnesium transporter MRS2-3, which gives rise to MRTNLSHPPNSSHVPQEDDPDSVRPTITGPGLPVGGGHRKKGTGVRPWLLLDSIGQAQVVEAGKHAIMRRTGLPARDLRILDPLLSYPSTVLGREKAIVINLEHIKAIITAQEVLLLNSRDPSVTPFVEELQRRLTRHHQASKAQEGNGDNTNWSTLYDMEEPQSRSFSPETSAGGFPQDQNEDDKGEGKEGLQNQDGLKILPFEFVALEACLEAACSCLENEARTLELEAHPALDKLTSKISTLNLERVRQIKSRLVAITGRVQKVRDELEHLLDDDEDMAEMYLTEKLVQQQLDNSSTSSMNERDDMDDEVLRSDMDDRIPSESFETGGDYMNYENNIQNTDNPRDQLFGASNALSRDSRGTHTSTTRSAMSKQLDVEELEMLLEAYFVQIDGTLNKLSTLREYVDDTEDYINIMLDDKQNHLLQMGVMLTTATLVVSAFVVVAGIFGMNISIELFDEQIAGMPEFLWTVGGGTAGTIFLYVVAIAWCKHKRLLE
- the LOC107427022 gene encoding uncharacterized protein LOC107427022 isoform X2, whose translation is MSSIGQSILMALTVTVNKLASSNVHAVHRRQTHPPNSTSTTTDANGRRGLLLSTLLAASQLTEDDSRTQLLKKYLKKSEENKAKNDKERLDSYYKRNYKDYFEFEEGALRAKRGELSESEKGILDWLQTNR